In one Saimiri boliviensis isolate mSaiBol1 chromosome 3, mSaiBol1.pri, whole genome shotgun sequence genomic region, the following are encoded:
- the ABCE1 gene encoding ATP-binding cassette sub-family E member 1 yields MADKLTRIAIVNHDKCKPKKCRQECKKSCPVVRMGKLCIEVTPQSKIAWISETLCIGCGICIKKCPFGALSIVNLPSNLEKETTHRYCANAFKLHRLPIPRPGEVLGLVGTNGIGKSTALKILAGKQKPNLGKYDDPPDWQEILTYFRGSELQNYFTKILEDDLKAIIKPQYVDQIPKAAKGTVGSILDRKDETKTQAIVCQQLDLTHLKERNVEDLSGGELQRFACAVVCIQKADIFMFDEPSSYLDVKQRLKAAITIRSLINPDRYIIVVEHDLSVLDYLSDFICCLYGVPSAYGVVTMPFSVREGINIFLDGYVPTENLRFRDASLVFKVAETANEEEVKKMCMYKYPGMKKKMGEFELAIVAGEFTDSEIMVMLGENGTGKTTFIRMLAGRLKPDEGGEVPVLNVSYKPQKISPKSTGSVRQLLHEKIRDAYTHPQFVTDVMKPLQIENIIDQEVQTLSGGELQRVALALCLGKPADVYLIDEPSAYLDSEQRLMAARVVKRFILHAKKTAFVVEHDFIMATYLADRVIVFDGVPSKNTVANSPQTLLAGMNKFLSQLEITFRRDPNNYRPRINKLNSIKDVEQKKSGNYFFLDD; encoded by the exons ATGGCAGACAAATTAACAAGAATTGCTATTGTCAACCATGACAAATGTAAACCTAAGAAGTGTCGACAGGAATGCAAAAAGAGTTGTCCTGTAGTTCGAATGG GAAAATTATGCATAGAAGTTACACCCCAAAGCAAAATAGCATGGATTTCTGAAACTCTTTGTATTGGTTGTGGTATCTGTATTAAG aaatgccCCTTTGGCGCCTTATCAATTGTCAATTTACCCAGCAACTTAGAAAAAGAAACCACACATCGATATTGTGCCAATGCCTTCAAACTTCACAG GTTACCTATTCCTCGTCCAGGTGAAGTTTTGGGATTAGTTGGAACTAATGGTATTGGAAAGTCAACCGCTTTAAAAATTTTAGcaggaaaacaaaagccaaacCTTGGAAAGTATGAT gatcctCCCGACTGGCAAGAGATTTTGACTTATTTCCGTGGATCTGAATTACAGAATTACTTTACCAAGATTCTAGAAGATGACCTAAAAGCCATCATCAAACCTCAATATGTAGACCAGATTCCTAAGGCTGCAAAG GGGACAGTGGGATCTATTTTGGACCGAAAAGATGAGACAAAGACACAGGCAATTGTATGTCAGCAGCTTG atttaACCCACCTAAAAGAACGAAATGTTGAAGATCTTTCAGGAGGAGAGTTGCAGAGATTTGCTTGTGCTGTCGTTTGCATACAGAAAGCTGATAT tttcATGTTTGATGAGCCTTCTAGTTACTTAGATGTCAAGCAGCGTTTAAAGGCTGCTATTACTATACGATCTCTAATAAATCCAGATAG atatATCATTGTGGTAGAACATGATCTAAGTGTTTTAGACTATCTCTCCGACTTTATCTGCTGTTTATATGGTGTACCAAGCGCCTATGGAGTTGTCACTATGCCTTTTAGTGTAAGAGAAG GCATAAACATTTTTTTGGATGGCTATGTTCCAACAGAAAACTTGAGATTCAGAGATGCATCGCTTGTTTTTAAAGTGGCTGAGACAGCAAATGAGGAAGAAGTTAAAAAGATGTGTATGTACAAATACccaggaatgaagaaaaaaatgggagagtTTGAGCTAGCAATTGTAGCTGGAGAGTTTACAGATTCTGAAATCATGGTCATGCTGGGGGAAAATG GAACGGGTAAAACGACATTTATCAGAATGCTTGCAGGAAGACTTAAACCTGATGAAGGAG gAGAAGTACCAGTTCTAAATGTCAGTTATAAGCCACAGAAAATTAGTCCCAAATCAACT ggAAGTGTTCGCCAGTTACTACATGAAAAGATAAGAGATGCTTATACTCATCCACAGTTTGTGACTGATGTAATGAAGCCTCTGCAAATTGAAAACATTATCGATCAAGAG GTGCAGACATTATCTGGTGGTGAACTACAGCGAGTAGCTTTAGCCCTTTGTTTGGGTAAACCTGCTGATGTCTATTTAATTGATGAACCATCTGCATATTTGGATTCTGAGCAAAGACTGATGGCAGCTCGAGTTGTCAAACG TTTCATACTCCATGCAAAAAAGACAGCCTTCGTTGTGGAACATGACTTCATCATGGCCACCTATCTAGCGGATCGcgtcatcgtttttgatggtgtTCCGTCTAAGAATACAGTTGCAAACag